GCGGTTGAGCAGGCGCAGCCGCAGGTGTGCCTCCAGCTGCTGCACCAGCTGGGTGACCGTGGTGCGGCTGATCTGCAGCGTGTGCGCCGCACGGGTGAAGCTGCCGGTTTCCACCACCCGGGCAAACGCCCGCATCGCCTCGAAGCGGTCCATCGAACTGCCATGATTGTTTGGAATTGACAATCAATCTAGGCCGATCATCGCGGTTTATCCAGACAGCGCTGGCGCGGAGGATGGCGTTCTCTCCCACGGGATCTTCCCCATGTCACAGCGTGATGTCGTTTTCCCCACCGGCCGCCAGGCCCTGTACGCGCACAACCGCTACTCGCCGGCGATCCGATCCAACGGTTTCCTGTTCGTCTCCGGCCAGGTCGGCAGCCGCGAGGACGGCTCGCCCGAACCGGACTTCGAAACCCAGGTGCGCCGCGCCTTCGAGAATCTCAATGCGGTGTTGGCTGCTGCGGGCTGCACGTTCGATGACGTGATCGACGTGACCGTGTTCCTGGTCGATCCAGAGAAGAACTTCGAGAAGGCCTGGGCGATCGTGCCGGAGTATTGGGGCGAGGCGCCGCACCCGACCCTGACCGGTATCGGCGTGACCTGGCTGTATGGGTTCCAGTTCGAGATCAAGGTGATCGCGAAGCTGCCGTGACCTTCGCTGTAGAGCCGAGCCCATGCTCGGCTGAGCGCGCAACAGCAGCCGAGCATGGGCTCGGCTCTACAGAAGCGCAGCCCGGTGGGCCGAAAGGCCCGCCCCACCTGAACGGGAGATTCCGACGAATTCCCGAAGCGGCCATTGATATTGTATCCGGCGAAAACCGCTTGCTAGCCTCCCCTTCATGCGCTGGATCACCCGCCACCTCCGTTCGACCCTGCTGATGCTGCTGATGGCGGCATTCGTGGTCGTGCCGGTGGCCGACGCGCTGGCGTGCACGGTGGAACCGCACGCCAGCACGGTGCATGTGGAGTCCGCACCGGATTCCGATGGCGACAGCGACGGCAAGCATGTCGGTGCCTGTGGCCACAACCACTGCCACCATTCCAACCTGAGCCTGCCGGCACACACGCTGGCCGCGTTCGGGGCGCCGCTGCCGGCGCGCTGGATGAGTGCGGGCGATGCGGCGGCCTATGCGGTTGCCCAGGATGAATTGACGCGTCCACCCCGGGCGTGAGTTGAGCGCGTCCCGCGATTGCGGGCTCCCGTTTCACTCACAACCGGAATCCCCCTATGTCGATCCTGACACCTCGGTCGCCGCGTGCGGCCGGGCTGGTCGTCGCTGTGCTGCTGGGCCTGGCCCCGGCGGCATCGGTGATGGCGCAAGCCGCCCCCTCCTACGACACCCTGCTTGAACGCCTGGACCAGCTGCCCGGCACCCGTGTGGGTACGGCACTGGCCGAGGCCGCCGATGCGCGCGCCGACCAGGCCCGTGCGCTGCCCAATCCCTCCCTTTCCTGGTCGGCCGAGAATGCCTGGGGCTCCGGCACCTACCGTGGCATGGGCAAGGCCGATACCGTGCTCACCCTGTCCCAGCCGCTGGAGGTCTGGGGCCAGCGTGGCGCGCGCGTTCGTGCCGCCCGGGCCGAGGCACAAGCCGCTGCCCTGCGTGGTTCGCAGAGCCGCAGTGATGTCGCCAGCCAACTGGCGGCGGTCTACGCACAGGCGGAAAGTGCATTGCGTCGTTACGCCCTCGCCGGCGAAGCGTTGACCCTGACCCGCGACGATGCGGCTGCCGTCAATGCGATGGTCAAGCAAGGCCGCGAACCGCAGCTGCGCGCGGTGCAGGCGCAGAGCGAAGTGGCCAACGCCAGCGCCGCGCTGGATGAGGCACAGGCCTTCCGCGATGCCGCACTCGCACGCCTGGCCGGCACCGCGCTGCTGGATGCGCCGGTGCAGTCGATCGACAACAGCCTGCTCGATCGCGTGCCACCGCTGCCGCGCGGGGCCACCGATACCGCACTGGCAGTGCGCATCGCCGAAGCCGAAGCCGATGCGGCGGGCAAGCTGGTGGACGTGGAGCGCAAGCGCGCCCTGCCCGACCTCAGCGTCACCGCCGCGCAGACCCGCTTCCGCGAAGGCGGCGAGCGTGCCTACAACCTCGGGCTCAGCCTCAGCATCCCGTTGTTCGACCGTAACCGTGGCGGCATCCGCGCCGCCAACGCCGACCAGCGCGCGGCCGAAGCGCGCCTGGACCAGCAGCGTCGCGACAGCGAGGCCGAGCGCCTGTCCGCCGTGGCCGGTCTGAAGGCCGCCGGCAGCCGTACCCGCGCCGCCGATGAAAGCGTGGTCGCCGCCGAAGAGGCCTATCGCCTCGCACGCATCGGCTTCGACGCCGGACGCATCTCGCAGCTGGAACTGCGCAGCACGCGCAGCGCCCTCATCGCCGCCCGCGGCACCGCCGTGGATGCGCGCCTGTCGCGCGTCGGCGCGGAAATCGATCTTGCCCGCCTGGAAGGGCGCGCACCTTTTGTGGAGGCCCCATGACTCTCTCCCGTTCCTTTCCCCTGATCGGCGGCCTCCTGCTGACCGTGTTCCTGGCTGGCTGCGCCGGCAACGCGCAGACGCCGGCGAATGAAGATCCCGCTGCGGCCAAGGCCGGCACCGACGATGGCCACGGCCACGCCGCCGACAGCAAGGAAGCCAAGGCAGAAACCGCGAAGGCACCGGCGGACGCCGATGAAGGCGTGGTGCAGCTGACCCCGGAGCAGATCAAGGCCTCCGGTATCGAAGTGGTTGCCGTCGGTCGCGGCGGTGGCGGTTCCACCCGCCTCGCAGGCCGGGTCGAGCCCTCGGTCGGTGCGCGTGCCTCGGTAGCCTCCACGGTGACCGGCCGCGTCGAACGCGTGCTGGTTGCACCGGGCACCGCGGTGAAGCAGAACCAGGCACTGGCCATCGTGGTCAGCGGCGAGGCGGCGGTGTTCCGTGCCAATGCGCTGGCCGCATCGGCCGAAGCCGAGGCCGCACGCCTGGCCTATGGCCGCGACAAGGCGCTGGTCGACCAGGGCGTGGTCGCGCGCCAGGAAATGGAAGCCTCGCGCGCCCGATCGCTGGCGGCACAGGCGCAGGCGGCCGCGGCACAGGCGCAGGCCGCCGCCAACGGTGCGCCCGATGCCAGTGGCCGCGTGCGCATCACCAGCCCGGTGGCCGGCATCGTCGGCAACGTGCAGGTCACCCCGGGTGGCGTGGTCGCCGCCGGCAGTGCCGTGGCCGACGTCGCCGATCCGGCGATGAACGAACTGGTGTTCACCGCGCCGCCGGCGCTGGCCGCGCAGGTCACGCCGGGCATGACGCTGGAAGTGAGCGTACCGGGGGGCAGCTTCACCGCTACCGTCACCGGCTCGGCCGCCGATGTGCGCCAGCAGGGCGGCGTGGCGGTGATCCGCGCCACGCCGGTGGATGCGTCGCTGCCGCCGGCGGGTTCGCCGGTGTCGGCGGTGGTGGTCACAGAAGGCCAGGACGGTTCGCTCAGCGTGCCCGCCGATGCGGTGCAGAACGTCGATGGCAGCAGCGCGGTGTTCGTCGCCGTCGATGGCGGGTTCAAGGCACAGCCGGTGCTGGCCGGGCGTCGCGCCGGCGACCGCATCGAGATCCTCGGTGGGTTGAGCGGCAACGAGCGCATCGTCGGTGCCAACGCCTTCCTGCTCAAGGCCGAACTGGCCAAGGGCGAAGCCGAGCACGGCCACTGAGGAGGCGACCATGTTCAAGCTGATCATTGAAACAGCGGTGCGCCACCGCTGGCTGGTGGTGTTCCTGGCGGCGCTGATCGCTGCGGTGGGCCTGTTCCAGCTGGGCAAGCTGCCGATCGACGCGGTGCCGGACATCACCAACCGCCAGGTGCAGATCAATACGGTGGCACCTGCACTGACCCCGGAGCAGATCGAGCGGCAGGTGACCTACCCGCTGGAAACCGCGCTGGCCGGCATTCCCGGCCTGTCCACCACGCGTTCGCTGTCGCGCAATGGCTTCTCGCAGGTCACCGCGATCTTCACCGATGCCACCGACATCTACTTCGCACGCCAGCAGGTGGCCGAACGCATGCGCGAAGCGGCCGATGACCTGCCCGATGGCGCATCGCCGATGCTGTCGCCGGTCACCACCGGCCTCGGCGAAGTGCTGATGTGGACGGTGGACTTCACTACGTTCGATCCGGCCAAGCTGGCCAAGCCCGGTGAAGCCGGCTGGCAGGCCGGTGAGGTCTACCGCACACCGGAAGGCAACCTGCTGCGCACGCCGGAAGAACGCGCGACCTACCTGCGTACCGTGCAGGACTGGATCATTGCGCCGCAGATGCGCTCCAGCCCGGGGCTGGCCGGTGTCGATACGGTCGGCGGCTACGTCAAGGAATACGGCGTGCATCCGGACAGCGCGCGGCTGGCCGCGCACGGCCTCGGCCTGGCCGATCTGGTCACTGCCCTGCAGCGTTCCAACGTGCAGGCCGGCGCCGGTTTCGTGCAGCGTGCCGGCGAAGGTCTGGTGGTGCGTGCCGATGGCCTGGCGCTGACCACCGAGGATCTTGCACAGGCGCCGGTGGCTACCCGCAATGGCGTGGTGGTGCGCGTGGCCGATGTGGCCACCGTGGAACTGAGCCGCGCGCCGCGCCTGGGTGCAGCCAGCCGCAACGGCCACGAGGCCGTGCTGGGCACCGCGCTGATGATTGCCGGTGGCAACAGCCGCACCGTGGCGCAGGCCGCGGCCGCACGCCTGGAACAGGTCAACAAGTCGCTGCCGGCCGACATCGTGGCGGCGCCGGTGCTGGACCGCAGCGTGCTGGTCAATTCCACCATCAAGACCGTGGCCAAGAACCTCACCGAAGGCGCACTGCTGGTGGTGG
This genomic window from Stenotrophomonas maltophilia contains:
- a CDS encoding TolC family protein, which codes for MSILTPRSPRAAGLVVAVLLGLAPAASVMAQAAPSYDTLLERLDQLPGTRVGTALAEAADARADQARALPNPSLSWSAENAWGSGTYRGMGKADTVLTLSQPLEVWGQRGARVRAARAEAQAAALRGSQSRSDVASQLAAVYAQAESALRRYALAGEALTLTRDDAAAVNAMVKQGREPQLRAVQAQSEVANASAALDEAQAFRDAALARLAGTALLDAPVQSIDNSLLDRVPPLPRGATDTALAVRIAEAEADAAGKLVDVERKRALPDLSVTAAQTRFREGGERAYNLGLSLSIPLFDRNRGGIRAANADQRAAEARLDQQRRDSEAERLSAVAGLKAAGSRTRAADESVVAAEEAYRLARIGFDAGRISQLELRSTRSALIAARGTAVDARLSRVGAEIDLARLEGRAPFVEAP
- a CDS encoding RidA family protein — protein: MSQRDVVFPTGRQALYAHNRYSPAIRSNGFLFVSGQVGSREDGSPEPDFETQVRRAFENLNAVLAAAGCTFDDVIDVTVFLVDPEKNFEKAWAIVPEYWGEAPHPTLTGIGVTWLYGFQFEIKVIAKLP
- a CDS encoding efflux RND transporter periplasmic adaptor subunit yields the protein MTLSRSFPLIGGLLLTVFLAGCAGNAQTPANEDPAAAKAGTDDGHGHAADSKEAKAETAKAPADADEGVVQLTPEQIKASGIEVVAVGRGGGGSTRLAGRVEPSVGARASVASTVTGRVERVLVAPGTAVKQNQALAIVVSGEAAVFRANALAASAEAEAARLAYGRDKALVDQGVVARQEMEASRARSLAAQAQAAAAQAQAAANGAPDASGRVRITSPVAGIVGNVQVTPGGVVAAGSAVADVADPAMNELVFTAPPALAAQVTPGMTLEVSVPGGSFTATVTGSAADVRQQGGVAVIRATPVDASLPPAGSPVSAVVVTEGQDGSLSVPADAVQNVDGSSAVFVAVDGGFKAQPVLAGRRAGDRIEILGGLSGNERIVGANAFLLKAELAKGEAEHGH